A portion of the Streptomyces sp. NBC_00376 genome contains these proteins:
- a CDS encoding HAD-IC family P-type ATPase: MTQRASHSFGEEAGEETGEQIPGTTGTPGHPGSAMIDAGAELDPVHPVKLPAPAVDPRGLTAAEVAERIARGEVNDVPVRSSRSVREIVRANVFTRFNLIIGVLWVIMLFVAPIQDSLFGFVIIANTGIGIVQEWRAKKTLDSLAVIGEAKPMVRRDGVAAEISTSEIVLGDLIELGPGDKAVVDGTVAEADSLEIDESLLTGEADPVLKQPGDPVMSGSFVVAGGGAFTATKVGREAYAAQLAEEASRFTLVQSELRTGISTILKYVTWMMVPTAIGLVISQLVVNNNDLKGSIARTVGGIVPMIPEGLVLLTSVAFAIGVVRLGRKQCLVQELPAIEGLARVDVVCLDKTGTLTEGGMDVTEVRTLGGTDGTYVRSVLGALGSSDPRPNASLQAIVDAYPDGEKWLCTQTLPFSSARKYSGAAFDEGGGRESSWLLGAPDVLLPEHDPALAEIEQLNEQGLRVLLLARAEGELDGPDIAAGAVPSALVVLEQRLRPDAAEALSYFADQRVATKVISGDNAVSVGAVAGKLGLPGAEHTLDARKLPTDPDDMATAMEENAVFGRVTPQQKRDMVAALQSRGHTVAMTGDGVNDVLALKDADIGVSMGSGSEATRAVAQIVLLNNSFATLPSVVAEGRRVIGNITRVATLFLTKTVYSVLLAVLVVCTQVDYPFLPRHLTLLSTLTIGVPAFFLALAPNKERAHPHFVRRVMRYAIPSGVIAAAATFTTYLLARDHYSGPGALDAETSAATLTLFLVSMWVLAIIARPYTWWRIALVAAMGLAFLIVLVVPWLQEFFALKLVGTTMPWAAVGIAVVASAGLEYAWRLVGRRFPV, from the coding sequence ATGACGCAGCGGGCATCCCATTCCTTCGGCGAAGAGGCCGGCGAAGAGACCGGTGAGCAGATCCCCGGGACGACCGGCACCCCCGGCCATCCGGGTTCGGCCATGATCGACGCCGGGGCCGAGCTCGACCCTGTCCACCCGGTGAAGCTGCCCGCCCCGGCCGTGGACCCACGCGGACTGACGGCCGCCGAGGTGGCCGAGCGGATCGCCCGCGGTGAGGTCAACGACGTACCCGTCCGCTCGTCCCGCTCCGTGCGCGAGATCGTCCGGGCCAACGTCTTCACCCGGTTCAACCTGATCATCGGCGTGCTCTGGGTGATCATGCTGTTCGTCGCGCCGATCCAGGACAGCCTCTTCGGCTTCGTGATCATCGCCAACACCGGCATCGGCATCGTCCAGGAGTGGCGGGCCAAGAAGACCCTGGACAGCCTCGCGGTCATCGGCGAGGCGAAACCCATGGTCCGGCGCGACGGGGTCGCGGCCGAGATCTCCACCTCCGAGATCGTCCTCGGCGACCTCATCGAGCTGGGCCCCGGCGACAAGGCCGTCGTGGACGGCACGGTCGCCGAGGCCGACAGTCTGGAGATCGACGAGTCGCTGCTCACCGGTGAGGCCGACCCGGTACTGAAACAGCCCGGCGACCCCGTGATGTCCGGCAGCTTCGTGGTCGCCGGCGGCGGCGCCTTCACCGCCACCAAGGTCGGCCGCGAGGCCTACGCCGCCCAGCTCGCCGAGGAGGCGTCCCGCTTCACCCTCGTCCAGTCCGAGCTGCGCACCGGCATCTCCACGATCCTCAAGTACGTCACCTGGATGATGGTGCCGACCGCGATCGGCCTCGTCATCAGCCAGCTCGTGGTCAACAACAACGACCTCAAGGGGTCGATCGCCCGGACCGTCGGCGGGATCGTCCCGATGATCCCCGAGGGCCTGGTGCTGCTCACCTCGGTCGCGTTCGCGATCGGCGTCGTACGGCTCGGCCGCAAGCAGTGCCTGGTGCAGGAGCTCCCCGCCATCGAGGGGCTCGCCCGGGTCGACGTCGTCTGCCTGGACAAGACCGGCACCCTCACCGAGGGCGGCATGGACGTCACCGAGGTGCGGACGCTGGGCGGTACGGACGGCACCTACGTACGGAGCGTGCTGGGCGCCCTCGGCTCGTCCGACCCGCGCCCCAACGCCAGCCTCCAGGCCATCGTGGACGCCTACCCGGACGGCGAGAAGTGGCTGTGCACGCAGACGCTGCCGTTCTCCTCGGCCCGCAAGTACAGCGGCGCCGCGTTCGACGAGGGCGGCGGCCGGGAGTCGTCCTGGCTGCTCGGCGCCCCCGATGTGCTGCTGCCCGAGCACGACCCGGCGCTCGCCGAGATCGAGCAGCTCAACGAGCAGGGCCTGCGGGTGCTGCTGCTGGCCCGTGCCGAGGGCGAGCTCGACGGGCCGGACATCGCGGCCGGGGCCGTACCGAGCGCGCTGGTCGTGCTGGAGCAGCGGCTGCGGCCGGACGCCGCGGAGGCCCTGTCCTACTTCGCCGACCAGCGGGTCGCCACGAAGGTCATCTCCGGCGACAACGCGGTCTCGGTCGGCGCGGTCGCCGGAAAGCTGGGCCTGCCGGGCGCCGAGCACACCCTGGACGCCCGCAAGCTGCCCACCGACCCGGACGACATGGCCACGGCCATGGAGGAGAACGCGGTCTTCGGCCGGGTCACCCCGCAGCAGAAGCGGGACATGGTCGCCGCCCTCCAGTCCCGCGGCCACACGGTCGCCATGACCGGCGACGGCGTCAACGACGTACTGGCGCTGAAGGACGCCGACATCGGCGTCTCCATGGGATCGGGTTCCGAGGCGACCCGGGCCGTCGCCCAGATCGTGCTGCTGAACAACAGCTTCGCGACGCTGCCGTCCGTGGTCGCCGAGGGCCGCCGGGTGATCGGCAACATCACCCGGGTCGCCACCCTGTTCCTGACCAAGACCGTCTACTCGGTGCTGCTGGCGGTCCTGGTGGTCTGCACACAGGTCGACTACCCGTTCCTGCCGCGCCACCTGACCCTGCTGTCGACGCTGACGATCGGCGTCCCGGCCTTCTTCCTGGCCCTCGCCCCCAACAAGGAACGGGCCCATCCGCACTTCGTGCGCCGGGTCATGCGGTACGCGATCCCGTCGGGCGTCATCGCCGCCGCGGCCACCTTCACGACGTATCTGCTCGCCCGGGACCACTACTCGGGTCCGGGCGCCCTCGACGCGGAGACCAGCGCGGCCACGCTCACGCTGTTCCTGGTCTCGATGTGGGTGCTGGCGATCATCGCCCGCCCGTACACCTGGTGGCGGATCGCCCTGGTGGCGGCGATGGGGCTGGCGTTCCTGATCGTGCTGGTGGTGCCGTGGCTCCAGGAGTTCTTCGCGCTGAAGCTCGTCGGGACGACGATGCCCTGGGCGGCGGTGGGCATCGCGGTGGTGGCGTCGGCCGGCCTGGAGTACGCCTGGCGGCTGGTCGGCCGACGCTTCCCGGTGTAG
- a CDS encoding DUF5707 domain-containing protein has product MRIRATVAAASGALVLSALAVPAAHAATADPVISKITVNGGKDIVLGTTAKKTVTVSVTASHASGIETGWLLLWHGKDQDEGMDGALLPNEDDATCKAASATTSTCSLTITIDPRVDLYKNALAGSWHVLAGAEAKDGSSYYSDYAATAKIQRLSQLTVNASPEPVKKGKTITVTGKLSRANWEDHAYHGYATQSVKLQFRKKTSSTYTTIKTIKSSSVGNLKTTVKASVDGYWRYSFAGTSTTPAVTTAGDFVDVK; this is encoded by the coding sequence ATGCGCATTCGTGCCACTGTCGCCGCAGCCTCCGGCGCCCTGGTCCTGTCCGCCCTCGCCGTTCCGGCGGCGCACGCGGCAACGGCCGATCCCGTCATATCCAAGATCACCGTCAACGGTGGCAAGGACATCGTCCTGGGCACCACCGCCAAGAAGACCGTCACCGTCTCGGTGACCGCCTCGCACGCCTCCGGCATCGAGACCGGCTGGCTGCTCCTGTGGCACGGCAAGGACCAGGACGAGGGCATGGACGGCGCGCTGCTGCCCAACGAGGACGACGCGACCTGCAAGGCCGCGAGCGCGACCACCAGCACCTGCTCCCTCACCATCACCATCGACCCCAGGGTCGACCTGTACAAGAACGCGCTGGCGGGCTCCTGGCACGTGCTCGCGGGTGCGGAGGCCAAAGACGGCTCCAGCTACTACTCGGACTACGCCGCCACGGCGAAGATCCAGCGGCTGTCGCAGCTGACCGTCAACGCCTCGCCCGAGCCGGTGAAGAAGGGCAAGACCATCACGGTCACCGGGAAGCTGTCGCGGGCGAACTGGGAGGACCACGCGTACCACGGTTACGCGACGCAGTCCGTGAAGCTCCAGTTCCGCAAGAAGACCAGCTCCACGTACACCACCATCAAGACGATCAAGTCGAGCAGCGTCGGCAACCTGAAGACCACCGTCAAGGCCTCGGTCGACGGCTACTGGCGCTACAGCTTCGCGGGGACGTCCACCACCCCGGCCGTCACCACCGCCGGCGACTTCGTCGACGTGAAGTAA
- a CDS encoding calcium-binding protein, translating to MRIRATVAAVSGALALSALAVPAALAGDHSVPNLNKPTSGAEVFGTAAARGASKAAAATAADASEPVISKVVVNGGKDVVLGTTALKTISISVTASHASGVVDAYADLWHGTNPDSPDTIDGAILPNEDVSTCTKVNATTSTCKLTFTIDPRYDLYKNALAGTWHVSAGALAGNQTDIAYTDYYSTARVQRLSKLTVNAAPEPVKKGGTITVTGKLSRANWEDHAYHGYATQSVKLQFRKKTSSTYTTIKTIKSSSVGNLKTTVKASVDGYWRYSFAGTSSTPAVTTAGDFVDVK from the coding sequence ATGCGAATTCGTGCCACCGTGGCCGCCGTCTCCGGCGCCCTGGCCCTGTCTGCTCTGGCTGTCCCGGCCGCCCTCGCAGGCGACCACTCCGTTCCGAACCTGAACAAGCCGACGTCGGGCGCCGAGGTCTTCGGCACCGCCGCCGCGCGGGGTGCCTCGAAGGCCGCCGCGGCCACCGCCGCCGACGCCTCGGAACCCGTCATCTCCAAGGTCGTCGTCAACGGCGGCAAGGACGTCGTCCTGGGCACCACCGCCCTGAAGACGATCTCCATCTCCGTCACCGCCTCGCACGCCTCCGGTGTCGTCGACGCCTACGCCGACCTGTGGCACGGCACCAACCCGGACTCGCCGGACACCATCGACGGCGCGATCCTGCCGAACGAGGACGTGTCGACGTGCACCAAGGTCAACGCGACGACCTCGACCTGCAAGCTGACGTTCACGATCGACCCGCGCTACGACCTGTACAAGAACGCCCTGGCCGGCACCTGGCACGTCTCCGCGGGCGCGCTCGCCGGTAACCAGACCGACATCGCCTACACCGACTACTACAGCACCGCCCGGGTGCAGCGGCTGTCGAAGCTGACGGTCAACGCCGCTCCGGAGCCGGTGAAGAAGGGCGGGACCATCACGGTCACCGGGAAGCTGTCGCGGGCGAACTGGGAGGACCACGCGTACCACGGTTACGCGACGCAGTCCGTGAAGCTCCAGTTCCGCAAGAAGACCAGCTCCACGTACACCACCATCAAGACGATCAAGTCGAGCAGCGTCGGCAACCTGAAGACCACCGTCAAGGCCTCGGTCGACGGTTACTGGCGCTACAGCTTCGCGGGGACGTCCTCCACCCCGGCCGTCACCACCGCCGGTGACTTCGTCGACGTGAAGTAG
- a CDS encoding sacsin N-terminal ATP-binding-like domain-containing protein: MNATEGADPFGTARLRRGVLDAWGAGPARFREDANAEEDLALGGYRDRLVVELAQNAADAAARAQVPGRLRLTLHPATPDTPALLAAANTGAPLDATGVESLSTLRASAKREGHEGAVGRFGVGFAAVLAVSDEPAVVGRHGGVRWSLAEARDLAARAAVASPGLGDELRRRDGHVPLLRLPLPAEGTAPEGYDTVVVLPLRDGGAEDLVVRLLDAVDDALLLTLRGLDEIVIETPDTVRTLRRSQHGPYTHVEDSAHGTNRWRTVTHHGPVEPALLADRPREERLRPHWSVTWAVPVDTEGAPVRPRTLPVVHAPTPTDEPLGIPALLIASLPLDTARRHFAPGPLTDFLVQRAADAYAELLAGWQPVSVDTIDLVPGPLGKGELDGALRGAILERLPRVAFLAPAAPRDATAEADRWDTWDVQAEGVPQTATTALRPIEAEVLEGVGAETVRVLAEVLPCLLPAGLERRSELRTLQVARVPLTEAIDRLAGLERDPGWWRRLYDSLSGIDPDRLSGLPVPLAGTPEAADSATGTPAVPRTTIGPRQVLLPLPGATAGPVLERLARLGLKVAHPDAAHPLLEKLGALPATPRAVLTTPQVRAAVAGSLDAGEIWDEDALDADELAETVLTLVRDAELAPGDEPWLGALALPDEDGEPAPAGELVLPASPFAAVMREGELALCDQELADHWGEQPLTACGVLATFALVRAADVVLDPDELEPREGDFAEPDDAGLLDAVDVWCEDILDQLPDTPVPPVATEIVAVRDLDLVDDDAWPQALAMLAQPPLRDALTQPVRVLLPDGTTQSVRPYTAWWLRDHPVLDGRRPAGLRAAGGDPRLAGLYDSADATGFDDAQVLRALGVRTSVAALLDEPGGAAELLGRLADEDRPVGPVQLHSLYTALADLDPEQVTLPDELRAVVDGEVRVVDAADAVIADAPDLLPLTEGLPLLPVAPTRAADLAELFQVRRLGESVEAEVSTEGEEHQVPDAVRVLLGAGTPDVYVEHGELRAGGAELDWRRTPDGTVHAATLEGVAAGLAWAAGQWPRRFEVAALLEDPSRTEELARDRWFD; the protein is encoded by the coding sequence ATGAATGCGACCGAGGGGGCCGATCCGTTCGGGACCGCACGGCTCCGGCGCGGTGTGCTCGACGCCTGGGGCGCCGGACCCGCCAGATTCCGCGAGGACGCCAACGCCGAGGAGGACCTCGCGCTCGGCGGCTACCGCGACCGCCTCGTCGTCGAGCTGGCCCAGAACGCCGCCGACGCCGCCGCCCGCGCCCAGGTACCCGGCCGGCTCCGCCTCACCCTGCACCCGGCGACCCCGGACACGCCCGCGCTCCTCGCCGCCGCCAACACCGGCGCACCGCTCGACGCCACCGGCGTGGAGTCGCTCTCCACGCTGCGCGCCTCCGCCAAGCGCGAAGGGCACGAAGGCGCCGTCGGCAGGTTCGGCGTCGGGTTCGCCGCCGTGCTCGCGGTGAGCGACGAACCCGCCGTCGTCGGCCGGCACGGCGGTGTCCGCTGGTCCCTCGCCGAGGCCCGCGACCTCGCCGCGCGGGCGGCCGTCGCCAGCCCCGGCCTCGGCGACGAACTGCGCCGCCGCGACGGCCACGTACCGCTGCTCCGGCTCCCGCTGCCCGCCGAGGGCACCGCACCCGAGGGGTACGACACCGTCGTGGTCCTCCCGCTGCGCGACGGCGGCGCCGAGGACCTCGTGGTCCGGCTGCTCGACGCGGTCGACGACGCCCTGCTGCTCACCCTGCGCGGCCTCGACGAGATCGTGATCGAGACCCCGGACACCGTACGGACGCTGCGCCGCTCGCAGCACGGCCCGTACACCCACGTCGAGGACTCCGCGCACGGCACGAACCGCTGGCGCACCGTCACCCACCACGGCCCCGTCGAGCCCGCCCTGCTCGCCGACCGCCCCCGCGAGGAACGGCTGCGCCCGCACTGGTCGGTCACCTGGGCGGTCCCGGTCGACACGGAGGGCGCCCCGGTCCGCCCCCGCACCCTCCCCGTCGTCCACGCCCCGACCCCCACCGACGAACCCCTCGGCATCCCCGCGCTGCTCATCGCCTCGCTGCCGCTCGACACCGCCCGCCGCCACTTCGCGCCGGGACCGCTCACCGACTTCCTGGTGCAGCGCGCCGCCGACGCGTACGCCGAACTGCTCGCCGGCTGGCAGCCGGTGTCCGTCGACACCATCGACCTCGTACCGGGACCGCTCGGCAAGGGCGAACTGGACGGGGCGCTGCGCGGCGCGATCCTGGAGCGGCTGCCGCGCGTCGCGTTCCTGGCGCCCGCCGCCCCGCGCGACGCCACCGCCGAGGCGGACCGGTGGGACACCTGGGACGTGCAGGCGGAGGGCGTCCCCCAGACGGCCACCACGGCGCTGCGGCCCATCGAGGCCGAGGTGCTGGAAGGCGTCGGCGCCGAGACGGTACGGGTGCTCGCCGAGGTCCTGCCCTGTCTGCTGCCCGCCGGGCTGGAACGCCGCAGCGAGCTGCGTACGCTCCAGGTCGCCCGGGTCCCGCTGACCGAGGCGATCGACCGCCTCGCCGGTCTTGAGCGCGACCCCGGCTGGTGGCGGCGGCTGTACGACAGCCTGTCCGGCATCGACCCGGACCGCCTCTCCGGCCTGCCCGTACCACTGGCCGGAACACCGGAGGCCGCGGACTCCGCGACCGGTACCCCGGCCGTGCCCCGCACCACCATCGGCCCCCGCCAGGTCCTCCTCCCGCTCCCCGGCGCGACTGCCGGACCGGTGCTGGAACGCCTCGCCCGGCTCGGGCTGAAGGTCGCCCACCCGGACGCCGCCCACCCGCTGCTGGAGAAGCTGGGCGCCCTGCCCGCCACCCCGCGCGCCGTGCTGACGACCCCGCAGGTGCGGGCCGCCGTCGCCGGATCGCTGGACGCGGGCGAGATCTGGGACGAGGACGCGCTGGACGCCGACGAGCTCGCCGAGACCGTCCTCACCCTCGTCCGGGACGCCGAACTGGCACCCGGCGACGAGCCCTGGCTCGGCGCGCTCGCCCTCCCCGACGAGGACGGCGAACCGGCCCCCGCCGGAGAACTCGTGCTGCCCGCCAGCCCGTTCGCGGCCGTCATGCGGGAGGGTGAACTCGCCCTCTGCGACCAGGAGCTGGCCGACCACTGGGGCGAGCAGCCGCTCACCGCCTGCGGCGTGCTCGCCACCTTCGCCCTCGTACGGGCCGCCGATGTCGTACTGGACCCGGACGAACTGGAGCCGCGCGAGGGCGACTTCGCCGAGCCCGACGACGCCGGTCTGCTGGACGCCGTGGACGTGTGGTGTGAGGACATCCTCGACCAGCTGCCCGACACCCCCGTACCGCCGGTCGCCACCGAGATCGTCGCCGTCCGCGATCTGGACCTGGTCGACGACGACGCCTGGCCGCAGGCGCTCGCCATGCTCGCCCAGCCACCGTTGCGCGACGCGCTGACCCAGCCGGTGCGGGTGCTGCTGCCGGACGGCACCACCCAGTCGGTACGCCCGTACACCGCCTGGTGGCTGCGCGACCATCCGGTGCTCGACGGCCGCCGCCCCGCCGGGCTGCGGGCCGCGGGCGGCGACCCCCGGCTGGCCGGGCTGTACGACTCCGCCGACGCGACCGGGTTCGACGACGCGCAGGTGCTGCGCGCCCTCGGCGTACGGACCTCCGTCGCCGCCCTGCTCGACGAGCCGGGCGGCGCCGCCGAACTCCTCGGTCGGCTCGCGGACGAGGACCGCCCGGTCGGCCCCGTACAACTGCACTCGCTGTACACGGCCCTGGCCGACCTCGACCCGGAACAGGTCACGCTCCCGGACGAGTTGCGGGCCGTGGTCGACGGCGAGGTACGGGTCGTCGACGCGGCGGACGCCGTGATCGCGGACGCCCCCGATCTGCTGCCGCTCACCGAAGGGCTCCCGCTGCTCCCGGTCGCCCCGACGCGCGCGGCGGACCTGGCCGAGCTGTTCCAGGTGCGCCGGCTCGGCGAGAGCGTCGAGGCGGAGGTGTCGACGGAGGGCGAGGAGCATCAAGTGCCGGACGCGGTACGGGTGCTGCTCGGCGCCGGGACCCCGGACGTGTACGTCGAGCACGGCGAACTGCGCGCGGGCGGCGCGGAACTGGACTGGCGCCGCACCCCCGACGGCACGGTGCACGCCGCCACGCTGGAGGGCGTCGCGGCGGGCCTGGCCTGGGCGGCGGGGCAGTGGCCGCGCCGCTTCGAGGTCGCGGCGCTGCTGGAGGACCCGTCCCGTACGGAGGAGCTCGCCCGGGACCGCTGGTTCGACTGA
- a CDS encoding DUF3027 domain-containing protein produces MSAATTRSRTARTPVPDRLCAEAVDLARAAAEEAAAPGVVGEHVAVVSEGDRVVTHFFECQEPGYRGWRWAVTVARASRAKNVTLDETVLLPGSDALLAPEWVPWSERLRPGDMGPGDLLPTEADDIRLEPGYTGEDEPPPNSAVSEMSQEMADLVDAEDAELTTRPATTSRGSIAAVADELGMRRARVLSRYGLHAAADRWDEAFGAKTPMAQAAPASCVTCAFLVPLAGSLKQAFGVCANEFGPADGRVVSLSYGCGGHSEAAVMPKPPKPAPHALDTMQVDEYPLRPARDSGSVPAEADEPTEDLGHS; encoded by the coding sequence GTGAGTGCTGCGACGACGCGAAGCCGTACGGCCCGTACCCCTGTTCCCGACCGTCTGTGCGCCGAGGCGGTAGACCTGGCCCGCGCGGCGGCCGAGGAGGCAGCCGCGCCGGGGGTCGTCGGTGAGCATGTGGCCGTGGTCTCCGAGGGGGACCGGGTCGTCACGCACTTCTTCGAGTGCCAGGAGCCCGGCTACCGGGGCTGGCGCTGGGCGGTGACGGTCGCCCGCGCCTCCCGCGCGAAGAACGTCACCCTCGACGAAACGGTGCTGCTGCCCGGCAGCGACGCGCTCCTCGCCCCGGAGTGGGTGCCGTGGAGCGAGCGGCTGCGCCCCGGCGACATGGGGCCGGGCGATCTGCTGCCCACCGAGGCGGACGACATCCGCCTGGAGCCCGGCTACACCGGTGAGGACGAGCCGCCGCCGAACTCCGCGGTCTCCGAGATGTCGCAGGAGATGGCCGACCTCGTCGACGCGGAGGACGCGGAGCTGACGACCCGCCCCGCGACGACGAGCCGGGGCTCGATCGCGGCGGTCGCGGACGAGCTCGGCATGCGGCGGGCGCGGGTGCTGTCCCGGTACGGGCTGCACGCGGCGGCCGACCGGTGGGACGAGGCGTTCGGCGCGAAGACGCCGATGGCGCAGGCGGCTCCGGCCTCGTGTGTCACCTGTGCGTTCCTGGTGCCCCTGGCGGGCTCGCTCAAGCAGGCGTTCGGGGTGTGCGCGAACGAGTTCGGTCCGGCGGACGGGCGGGTCGTGTCGCTGTCGTACGGGTGCGGTGGGCACTCGGAGGCGGCGGTGATGCCGAAGCCGCCGAAGCCGGCGCCGCACGCGCTGGACACGATGCAGGTGGACGAGTACCCGTTGCGGCCGGCCCGGGACTCCGGCTCCGTCCCGGCGGAGGCGGACGAGCCGACGGAGGACCTCGGCCACTCCTAG
- a CDS encoding MFS transporter, which translates to MTSARSHRESGPLRRAGRAVGHALHKPFTGTAKGIRKATHAHGAGESGLGKLIELHAVNGAGDVMITVALASTVFFSVPTDEARGRVALYLAVTMAPFTLLAPVIGPLLDRLPHGRRAAMAGAMLARAVLAITMSGAVATGGLELYPAALGVLVCSKAYGVVRSAVVPRLLPPRFSLVKANSRVTLAGLLATGVAAPVGAGLQTIGPGWPLYGACAIFLGGTVLAFTLPPKVDSAKGERKAQLVPPHGVAVSRSDPGRGAGGRARRRDRDRNGEKRPGLRSVGPSVLNGLQANCAHRALSGFLIFFLAFLLREHPLAGQSAAVSLGIVGVAAGVGNASGTAVGSWLRARAPEAIVVSVLALALGVAMLAALLFGTVMVAALSATAGFTLALSKLSLDAMIQRDVPEEVRSSAFARSETVLQMAWVIGGGIGIALPLNGVLGMSVAAGILALGAATSVRGLLGAARRGSPHPRVA; encoded by the coding sequence GTGACTTCCGCCAGGTCGCACAGAGAATCCGGCCCGCTCCGCAGGGCGGGCCGGGCGGTTGGTCATGCCCTCCACAAACCGTTCACCGGAACCGCCAAAGGCATCCGGAAGGCGACGCACGCCCACGGCGCCGGGGAGTCCGGGCTCGGCAAACTGATCGAGCTGCACGCCGTGAACGGCGCGGGCGACGTGATGATCACGGTCGCGCTCGCCTCGACGGTGTTCTTCTCCGTGCCGACGGACGAGGCCCGCGGCCGCGTCGCCCTCTACCTCGCCGTGACCATGGCGCCCTTCACGCTCCTCGCCCCCGTGATCGGCCCGCTCCTGGACCGGCTGCCGCACGGCCGCCGCGCCGCGATGGCCGGCGCGATGCTGGCCCGGGCGGTGCTGGCGATCACCATGTCGGGCGCGGTCGCCACCGGCGGCCTGGAGCTGTATCCGGCCGCGCTGGGCGTCCTGGTCTGCTCGAAGGCGTACGGGGTGGTGCGCAGCGCCGTCGTACCGCGTCTGCTGCCGCCCCGTTTCTCCCTGGTGAAGGCGAACTCCCGGGTCACCCTGGCCGGGCTCCTGGCGACCGGGGTGGCGGCCCCGGTCGGGGCGGGGCTGCAGACCATCGGGCCCGGCTGGCCGCTGTACGGCGCGTGCGCGATCTTCCTCGGCGGGACCGTGCTGGCCTTCACGCTGCCGCCGAAGGTCGACTCCGCGAAGGGCGAGCGGAAGGCCCAGCTGGTGCCGCCGCACGGCGTGGCGGTCTCCCGGAGCGACCCGGGGCGCGGCGCGGGCGGGCGGGCGCGGCGCCGGGACCGGGACCGGAACGGCGAGAAGCGGCCCGGTCTGCGGTCCGTGGGCCCGTCCGTGCTGAACGGGCTCCAGGCCAACTGCGCGCACCGCGCGCTCTCCGGCTTCCTGATCTTCTTCCTGGCGTTCCTGCTGCGAGAGCACCCGCTCGCCGGGCAGAGCGCCGCCGTCTCGCTCGGCATCGTCGGCGTCGCGGCCGGCGTGGGCAACGCGTCCGGTACGGCGGTCGGCTCCTGGCTGCGGGCCCGCGCCCCCGAGGCGATCGTCGTCTCGGTGCTGGCCCTGGCACTGGGGGTCGCGATGCTCGCCGCGCTCCTCTTCGGCACGGTCATGGTCGCCGCGCTCAGCGCCACCGCGGGCTTCACACTGGCCCTGTCGAAGCTCTCGCTGGACGCGATGATCCAGCGCGACGTACCCGAGGAGGTGCGCAGCTCCGCGTTCGCCCGGTCCGAGACCGTGCTCCAGATGGCCTGGGTGATCGGCGGCGGCATCGGCATCGCCCTCCCCCTCAACGGCGTACTGGGCATGTCGGTCGCCGCGGGCATCCTCGCCCTCGGCGCCGCAACGTCCGTACGGGGTCTGCTGGGCGCGGCGCGCCGCGGCTCGCCGCACCCCCGCGTGGCATGA
- a CDS encoding DUF2771 domain-containing protein, with translation MTVAFFSGKGRRIGVALGAVSAGLLVLSACDKPTPLATVTVGGNSVSAEASCYNDGKALKPSEYQSCLNKKAEKSVEVAMDDKVRFGVDPEVADNGWTLFINGQQAEQEPYKKTYRSIPGSAFFSSQTGETTNKTQISIVETKGKKLVGIWHFELKKTS, from the coding sequence ATGACCGTTGCGTTCTTCTCCGGTAAGGGCCGCCGAATCGGCGTCGCTCTTGGTGCCGTGTCCGCGGGACTCCTTGTCCTCTCCGCCTGCGACAAGCCGACGCCGCTCGCGACCGTAACGGTCGGCGGCAACTCGGTGAGCGCCGAGGCGTCCTGCTACAACGACGGCAAGGCGCTCAAGCCGTCCGAGTACCAGAGCTGCCTGAACAAGAAGGCGGAGAAGTCCGTCGAGGTCGCGATGGACGACAAGGTCCGCTTCGGCGTCGACCCCGAGGTCGCGGATAACGGCTGGACCCTGTTCATCAACGGTCAGCAGGCCGAGCAGGAGCCGTACAAGAAGACCTACCGGTCCATCCCGGGCAGCGCCTTCTTCTCCAGCCAGACCGGCGAGACCACGAACAAGACGCAGATCAGCATCGTGGAGACGAAGGGCAAGAAGCTCGTCGGCATCTGGCACTTCGAGCTGAAGAAGACCTCCTGA
- a CDS encoding futalosine hydrolase translates to MRVLVVTAVPAERDAVTRAFGDVSGASVSYVPGAEIHRAGPFDVLAGGAGPGAAAASAAFGLASDRYGLVISAGIGGGFAGVAPVGSLVVADRIGAADLGAETATGFVPVTELGFGRAWHFPPRSLVREVAAATGAVTGAVLTVSTVTGSADRAAALLAAHPRAAAEAMEGFGVAEAAERVGLPVLEIRAVSNAVGPRDRDAWRIGDALAALTEAFGKLVPVLEGWTHHDRHES, encoded by the coding sequence GTGCGTGTGCTCGTCGTGACCGCTGTCCCAGCAGAACGGGACGCGGTCACGCGCGCGTTCGGGGACGTTTCCGGGGCGTCGGTCTCCTACGTCCCGGGCGCGGAGATCCACCGCGCGGGCCCCTTCGACGTCCTGGCGGGCGGTGCCGGGCCCGGCGCCGCGGCGGCCTCGGCCGCCTTCGGTCTGGCCTCGGACCGCTACGGCCTGGTGATCTCGGCCGGCATCGGCGGCGGGTTCGCCGGCGTCGCACCGGTCGGCTCCCTGGTGGTGGCCGACCGCATCGGCGCGGCGGATCTGGGCGCCGAGACCGCGACGGGCTTCGTGCCGGTCACCGAGCTCGGCTTCGGCCGCGCCTGGCATTTCCCGCCCCGGTCGCTGGTACGGGAGGTGGCCGCCGCCACCGGCGCGGTCACCGGCGCCGTCCTCACCGTCTCCACCGTGACCGGCTCCGCCGACCGCGCCGCCGCCCTGCTCGCCGCGCACCCGCGGGCCGCTGCCGAGGCCATGGAGGGCTTCGGGGTCGCGGAGGCCGCCGAGCGCGTCGGCCTGCCCGTCCTGGAGATCAGGGCGGTCTCGAACGCCGTGGGCCCGCGCGACCGGGACGCCTGGCGCATCGGCGACGCGCTGGCCGCGCTCACCGAGGCGTTCGGGAAGCTCGTACCCGTACTGGAAGGTTGGACCCACCATGACCGACACGAATCCTGA